GAGTAACGCGATCGCATCAGAGAATTGTTCTTTGGCGGCGTAACGTTCAAACAGCAGTCTCTGGAGTTCGATCTGCTCGCTCTCTGAGCGGACTTGTTGTTTGAGTTGCTCGACGAGGTCATCATGTTTCTGGAAATCAGATCGGATCAGGGAAGAGAGACAGTTGATGGTCAGTTTTTGAAGTTGATTTCGATATTGAGCCGGCAGTTGCTTTTGATCAATTTGTTGTAATTTCAGAAGCGCTTCCGGGTAAGAGTGGCTCATCATCAACATTTCAGACTCTTTTAAGAGTGCCAGTGGGGCTTGCGTCTTTTGCTGTTTGATGCTTGCGATTTTTGCTTCGAATGACTGTTTTTGTTCATAGCTGACCAGGCCTGTTGCACTCAGTGAGAGAAATTGTCCATTTTGAATGATCAGGTTGCCCAGAGGCTGGTCATGAGTTTCGTTGAAAAGTTTATTGATGACCTTTCCGGATTTGACATCCAAAGTCCAGATTTGCCCACTTTGTAGCGGAATGTGTAGGCGCTGGTCTGCAATCACAGCCTGTCCGGATGGGGCGCCTGCTGATGCTTGAAATGCAGTGTTCCACTCTGTCTTACCGGTCTTCAATGAAATCGCAGTCGCACTATTGGTTCCCACCAGCAGAATTCGATCATCCACTACACCTGCCAGATACAATGACGTTTCTTTGGCTCGTTTTGCCCAGCAGGGGGATCCGGTGATCAAATCCAGACAAACCAGAGTTTCACTGTCCGGGGGAGTGTAAACGACTTTGTTTCCGGAAATGACGGGGGCGGAAGGGCACCAGCGTTGATTGAGCTCTTCAATCGAAGTTTGCCGGATGCGATTGAAACGCTGGTTTGAGCTATTAGAGCCGTCGGTGACATATTGGGTTGACCAGAGGACCGAGTGATTCAGTCGGTCAATGGCTGTCACTAATCCAATTGTGGTAGGGCAGACGATGACACCCTGATCGATGGCAACAGGGGCAATCCACCAGCGTCTTACCATATCCTGCGCGATATCCTGGTCAGGATTGCCGATCTGTTGTGACCAGAGTTCTTCTCCGGTTTGGGGATTCAGGGCATACAGGCGAATCTCCCGGTCCCGTTCCCCAACGATATATAATTCGTTGTCTGACGGAGTCGGTGCACCCATGAAAAAAGTGCCCGCCAGAGGCAGGTCAAAAGGTTCATCAAATTGGGTACCGCCAATTTTCCATTTTTGTTGCCCTGTTTGCAGGTCATAAGCAACAATTTGGTTGGATGACCAGGAATCGGCGACGTCCTCACCCCTTCTCAGGTTGCGACGAAATCGATTCAGGTTCCTGGATAAACTGGTGCCCCCGAGATTGAGCCGCATGTTTTCCAGAACATAGAGTTGCCGCCCATCACAGCTTTGGCTGCCCCAGTTTGCATTTCGATAAATCAGGCTTGTTAAGGCATGTTTATCGGGGTTGGTCCCATTATAAACGGGGAAGGATTGGTCTTCCGGGGTCGGATCAAATAGCCCCCGTGCCTGTGGGGTATTGAGGCCTTTTAGCTGTGCTGCGATAAAAGATTCTTCGGGTGAGTGTTCCAGAGTCGATTCCCAGAGCGGAGCCCCCGTCAGTGCATCCAGAACCTGAATGCCTTTGAGTGTCCGGAACACAATTTTCCCCTGTGTTGCTAAAGGGGGGAGTGCAGGAATCGTTGCACGACCGGAACTGGCGAGATCTTCCTGGATCAGTTTCAATTGTGACTGGATCGAAAGATTTGAGGTCAGCGGGTATGACCAGCGGGGAATCAGTAATGGATCGGCATGTTTCGCCCGCGCAGCGTGGCTGGGAGAGCCAAACAGCATGGGCCACTCATCCAGCAGTAGATTCGCAGTCAAATTCAGGTCCTGTTGCTGACTGAGCCAAGACTTGGGTGCTTCCACAGAGCCGCCGATACTGATCGGTTTTTCTCCCAGTGAAGCGTCTCGTGCAGAATGAAATAATTCTGCGATGAGCGATTCTTTCCCAGTCTGTTTGAAGATAAAAGCGGCTTTTGTTTTCCACTGCGAGGTTTCCGTAATGGATGTGTTTGAATTCAGCAGGCGTTGCAGATATTGTTCGGCTAAGCCAAATTCGCCTCGTTCCAGATGGTAGGACATCAGGAAATTCATGGCCTGCATTCCGGCCTGCGTGCCTGAGAATCGGGTTGCGATTTCGGCATAGTTTTCCGGTGGGGAGTGATTTTCCCGCGCATCGTTCAATAGTTTTTCGGCGAGTGCTTCATACTGACGGTTGAATTGTTCTCGTTGTTCGACCGGCAGGAGTTCCAGTAGTTGGTAGATCAATTCACGATCAGTGATGAGTGCGCGTTCGCCGGAGACATGGATTGGCAGGTTCAGACTGTTTTCCAGCATTAATTGCAATTTATCGCGTGCGGCGTTCCACTGTTGATCAGCAATTAATTTCCGTACGGTTTTGAAGCGGCGTTCCTGTTCCAGGTCTTGGGGAAAGCGGTAATAGCCAGGATTTTTTTTGGTGACAGGTATCTTAGCCGGTTGCCCTGGCGCTGGTTTGGGGCCGCCAAACCAGCCCTGGATGATTTTCTTCAGCGGGTTCAATGGGTTTTGGGGCTGAGCCTGTTGTTGTGCATTGGGTTGAAAAGGGTCTTTTTTTTCTTTCTCGTCCGCTTGCAGATTGATGGTAGAGGGCATCATCAGGCAGGTTATGACGATGAGGACGATAGTCCGGTTTAGAATGATTGAATGCATCAACTCAGCCTTCTGGTCGCCTGATAAGTAAAATGGAATCAGAGCTTCTTCTCTCGCTTTCAGCAAGGGGTGATTAAGAGATCGGTCCCCCCGGATGTTTGCGAAAACTCTTTATTCTATTCTACAGCCAGTTTTCTTTGAGCCAATACGGAATCTGTTGGATTCTGCCACTCTTTATTTTTGCTGTGATATTGTCAGGAATAGCCTGGTAGAGTTGAAAGGAGTTGTGTTCTTATGTATCGTTACCTGTGGCCTGTTAGAAGTGAAACCGGGCAGAGCAGTGAGCTTCTGGCAGGAGAAATCAAAAAAAACAGTCAGTCTTGCGACTTTCAACCAAGTTAGGGGGGGGAATCGGTTGCAGATTTGCTTGCGGGAAGTTATTTTTGCACGCTTCAACTATTGCATGCTAGCCGAGTACCAGCCGGAATTCCGGGTGGAGTCGCTTCAGTTGTCCCTGCAGAATGTGTCTTGCCAGAGACGAATCGCAAAGATTTGTCCTGATGGTTATGGAAAATGAGCACAATAGATGTAGGGGCGTTATGTTGGATTTCAGCCGTTTCAATTACATAGTGTCTAGTTATAGATTCAAAAGTCTTTAATGGAAGAGTGGATCAAGGCCTGGTGCCAGATCACTATTCGAGGAATGTTGGGAAATGTCAGACGATTTTGTATTGCCGAAAATCAGCGCTTTCAAACGGGATAAACTAGGTTCGATCGAAAGCCGCCGCATCCGTCGGGCTGGTCGGGTACCCGCTGTGGTATATGGCCATGAGCAGGAACCGGCTCATGTGAGTGTGGAAGATCACGATCTCCAGAATCTGATCAAGAACCGTGAACGCGTTTTCGAAATTGACGTGGATGGTCAGGTTGAAGAAACAATGCTGCGGGATCTGCAGTGGGATACTTTCGGAACTCAGGTCCTGCATGTGGATCTGATCCGGATTAATGCTTCTGAACGTGTGACAGTCGAAGTGCCTGTCAGATTGCGTGGAACCTCTCCCGGTGTCGTATCGGGTGGAATTCTGGAGCAGCCTCTGCATACTCTTGAACTTGACTGTCTGGCTCACAATATTCCTGATGATCTACCCGTGCGTATCAATGCATTGGAAATTGGCGACGCGATTCATGTCAGTGATGTTGAAGTCCCTCGCGGCTCCAAGATCCATAATGAGGGAGATCAGGTCGTTGTGCATGTTCTTGCTCCTAAGGGAGAAGAAGAGGAAGCAGCTGAAGAAGCAGCAGCAGAAGCTCCTGAGGCAGCAGCAGAGTAGTCATTCTCAGAGTGAACAATATAGATTAAGTGTTTGATGGCCTGACGGGTGGTGCTGTGAAAGTGGTCGTAGGACTGGGAAATCCCGGTAAACAATACGAACGAACGCGGCACAATGTTGGGTTTGACGTTTTGTCTCAGTTGGCAGAGTGGCACAGTGTGTCCGGGTGGAAAAGCCAGTTTGAGGCGGAAGTCGGTGAGTTTTCCTTTGCGGGGGAAAAAGTGTTACTGGTTGCTCCGCAAACGTTTATGAATTTAAGCGGTCGCAGTGTTGCGGCATTAGTGAAATTTTTCAAATTGCCTTCCACTGATGTGGTGGTAGTTTGTGATGATATGAATTTGCCTGTCGGGCGTCTCCGCATGCGGGGATCTGGTTCGGCCGGCGGTCAAAAAGGATTGCAGGACATTATCCAGAAGTTGGGTACGCAGGATGTGCCCCGTTTGAGAATCGGTGTGGGACGACCTCCTGCCGGATTTCCAGCAGCGGATTATGTTTTAGGGCGTTTTCGGTCTAAAAAAGATCTGGAACTGATCCCCCAGGCAGTGGAAGCAGCTGCGAAAGGGGTGGAGTGCTGGGTTCAAAGTGGTCTCGAAATTGCCATGAATCAGGTGAATGCACCTGAAGGATGATATCCCGGTTTGATTGAAAACCGGCAATGATAAACTGAAAACAATGGGAATCTGATTGTCATCTGGCCAACAGAGGGCCAAATTATTCCGGGAGAAAAGTCTTGTCTGTAGCAGAGAAAAAAGCGGTTATGGTAAATTACGAAGGCATGTTTCTGTTGGACAGTGGTAAGTTTGCCGCTGACCATGAAGGGACAATTGCTCATTTAATGGAAATTCTGGAAAAAGCAGGTGCTGAGATTGTGGCGCACCGTCCCTGGCAGGACGGCAAGCTTGCCTATGAGATTGAAGGCCATATGAAAGGTCTGCATTATCTGGTCTACTTCACAATGCCTGGAAGCGGGATGGAAGTGATCACCCGATCTTGCCATCTGAGTGATATTGTCATTCGTCAGTTGGTTATCAAGCAGCCTCAAACTTTGTTTGATGCAATGGTTACCGCAATCGATCCTTCTTCGGCTCCTGAAGCAGTAGAAGAGTCTGACAACAGCGAAACTGCGGAAGTAGATGCAGATTATGATGCCATTGATGATGATGACGAAGACTAAGTCTTTGTTGTCCTCTTGGTTGGATCTGACTCAGATCTTCCGGGACGTTCGAACGCAAACCATTCATTTTCAGGGAGGCCGATGATGGCCAGTTTCAATAAAGTCATTCTGGTAGGTAACTTAACACGTGACCCACAGGTGCGTTATACACCCGGGGGAAGTGCTGTTGCTGAGATTGGGCTCGCCGTGAATCGGAGTTGGTTTGACAAGAATTCTAATTCACGCAAGGAAGAAACCACATTTGTGGACGTGACTTTATGGGGGCGAACAGCAGAAGTTGCCAGCGAATATCTTACCAAAGGGCGTTCGGTTCTGATTGAAGGTCGGTTGCAGCTGGATCAGTGGGATGACAAGGAGTCAGGTCAAAAGCGGAGCAAGCTCAAAGTCGTTGGCGAAAATATGACCATGCTGGGAGGTCGAGGCGAGTCTGGCGGTGGTGGTGGAGCTCCTTCAGGTGGAGGAGGTTATGCCTCTCGAGGAAATGCACCTTCACAAGGTGGGGCTTCCAGTGCTGCGGATTCATTTTATGATAACGCACCCGGCGGAGGAGTGCCTGATGATGATGTGCCTTTCTAGCAGAGCTACATTTTCAAACCGCTTGTGAGAAAAAGTAACAGTTTTAATTGAAACGATTGTATAAAACAGAAAATTACGGAAGTGATTGATAATGGTTCGCAAACAACGTAACACCTCAGTCGTCGGTAGTTCCAAGTCGTCTATCGAGGTTTTGCTGGCAGAAAAAGTTGATAGTCTGGGTGATCAGGGCGATATTGTTCGAGTAAAGCCCGGATATGCTCGTAATTTTTTATTGCCCTATGGTCTGGCTACCATTGCCACAGAGCACAACAAGTGGATGGTGGTTCAACACCAGAAGCGAATGGCAGAGCTCGAGAAAGACCGTCTGAAGTCCTTGAAAGGACTGGCTGACAAACTCAGCAAGCACAGCGTGACGATGGAAGCTAACGCCAATGAAGATGGCCATCTTTATGGGTCGATCGTTGCCGTTGATATCAGCAAATCACTCAAAGAAGGTGGTTTTGAGATTCCTGCTGACAGCATTCGGCTGGAAGGTCCACTCAAAGAATTGGGAATGTATACTGTTAAACTTCAGTTGCATGACAAGGTAAAGACCGAAGTCAAAGTCTGGGTCGTTCCCACTGCTGAAAAAAGCTAAGCCCGTTTGGCAAACATTTTTTGCCAGTCAGAGCTTCCCGTATAAGAGAGAGGTCCGGTATATTGCCGGACCTCTTTTAGTTTTATATGATTGAGTCTGCTGAGCGAATATTGAATTTCGGTTGCCTGAGTCTTTACGCAATCGTTCTGCATCAGCGATCTCATTTCTAACGTCTACAGAGCCAGGGGATGGTCATGTCAGTTGCCGGGAAAGGAAATTTTCGCCGCCCAAAACAGGAATCCGTGGAGGAATTGTTTGGGAAAGTTCCCCCACAGAATCTGGACGCGGAGAAAGCAGTCTTAGGCAGTATCCTCCTGGATAATATCGTGATTGATGATCTGGTTCAGATTGTCAAAGCCAATCATTTTTACAGCGACAAGAACGCGCGCATTTTTTCAGCGATTCTCAGGCTACATGATGCCGGTGTTCGCGGAATTGACGCGGTGACGATTGCCGAAGAGCTCGATTCCAAAGGGGAGTTGGCTGAAGCGGGCGATGTGCTGTATCTGCATGAAATTCTGGAGAGTGTCCCCCACGCGGCACACGCAGAATATTATGCCAAAATTGTCCGAGATAAATCGGTTCAACGCACACTCATTCATTCCTGTACCGAAATCATCCGGGAAAGTTATGCCCCCCAGGGCGATACCCTGGATGTTTTGAACAAGGCCGAGCAGAGCATCTTCAGCATTCTGGAACAGCAGGGTGAAGGGGACAAGATCGAGATCAAAGACATTCTGATGGATGCCTTTGATCGGATTCATGAACGCTCGCAAATGGATGGAATGCTCACTGGTTTGACGACTGGATTTATTGATCTGGATACGCAGATCAATGGATTTCAGCCATCGGAATTGATCATCCTGGCGGCACGTCCAAGTATGGGAAAGACGGCGTTGGTCTGTAACTTTGCGGAAGCTGCCGCAGACGACGGCGGTACGGCAACCATCATCTTCAGTCTTGAACAGTCCAAACTCGAACTGGCGGAACGTTTGCTGTGTATTCGCTCGGGAGTCAATGGTCATTCTTTGCGGGCTGGGGATCTGGAAGACGACGAACGTCATCGCCTGATGGAGGCTTCTTCCGAGATTAGTGAAATGCCTTTGTTTATTGACGATAAACCGGGGCGCACCATTCAGGAAATCAGTGCGATTTGCCGTCGATTAAAACGGCTGAGCAATCTGGGATTGATTATCATCGACTATCTACAGTTGATCGAACCTGAAGACAAGACGATGCCGCGTGAACAACAGATTGCACAGATCACCCGTCGTCTGAAAGGTTTGTGTAAGGAACTGAACGTGCCGATTATCGCGTTGGCGCAGTTGAACCGCGGCGTAGAGTTGCGTGAAGACAAACGACCGCGTCTGGCTGACCTGCGAGAAAGTGGAGCCATCGAACAGGACGCCGACTTGATTATGTTCCTGCACCGTCCCGATAAATATGACCCTGAAGACAGTCCGGGGCTGGCGGAAGTCGTTGTCGCGAAGCACCGTAGTGGTCCAACCGGGATTATTAATCTGACCTGGAAGGCTTCTTCAATGCGGTTTGCCAACTATGCCAACATGGACGTTCCCGAAGGGGGCTACATGGGTGACGGCGGCGGTTTTGGTTAAGCTTGAATGTTCTACTGCGAACTGATTTGACTCTCAACCGCCGAGTAATTGATGTGCTTCGTGGATCGAATCTCTCAGGCTTTCTCCCAGTGTTTCGATGTCTGATTCGCTCAGATTTAAAATGCTGAGGATCTCCGGAGCAATAGATTCTGATTCCACGGTGCGCGTATAGCCTTCATGGATCTGGGCGGCGAGGATGTCGGCGACATGGACGATCGCGGGCAAGTTACGGTCCGTTTGCGGAAGCTGCATCGGGTGATGGTGGTAGCGTGCGACATGTTCAAACTGCGGCGGGAACTTCCATTCTCTGCAGATGAAAGCGCCGAAAAGTTCATGTGTTGCCCCGAGTACCTGTTCTTCAGCCTGGCGAAATGTGGTGTTTTGTTCGTGACTCACAATGCCAATGATTTCTACGAATTCCTGATGGTTTGCCTGCATCTCGACCATAATGCCAATGTCGTGAATCAGGCCCGCCAGAAAGACCTCGTCAGGTTCGCCGATTTCACTTCTGACGGAGATTTCTCGTGCGCAGATTGCGACTGCGACTGAATGTGTCCAGAGATCACAAGGATCAAAATCGGTGCCGATGCGGTTCGATTTGAAGACCTTATTCAAGCTGGTGGCGATGGCAATGTTCTTGATCGCATTCAGACCTAACCGAACGATGGCACGATCGATGGAACCAATCTGTTGCGGGAAACCGTAGTATGAGGAATTCACAACTTTGAGAATACAAGCACTCAGTGCGGGATCGTTGACAATGACTTTCCTGAGATCGTCGGTCGTTGATTCCGGATCAGCGACGAGATTCATAATTTGATGGGCGACCGCAGGCAGGGTTGCGATATTTTTAATTTTATGAAAGGACGATTCCACGATAAAGGGAAACTCGTCTGTGTTGTCAATCTTTGGTTCTGTCCTAATCATTTCACCTGTCCTGATCTACGTCTGTTTTTTACTGGTATTTAGAGTGTTATGTTGTTGCTGTCTGCATTTCCGATGAATTTTGAGTCCAATCGATCTGGGAGCCGAACAGGGACTGGATTTCTTCGGTCGTGCATGGCTCTGAGAATAAGTAGCCTTGTCCATATTCGCAGCCGAGGGCCTGTAAGAGGATCAACTGTTCGCTGTCGGTGATTCCTTCCGCTACGACTTGTAATTCCAGGTTATCTGCGAGAGTCAGAATGGCCTGGAGCAAGGCTGCGTAGTCGCGAACATGTTTGGCATTCATCACAAAGGAACGGTCGATTTTTAGTACATCGAGTGGGAATTCATGCAGGCAAGACAAAGACGAATGACCGGTACCGAAGTCATCCATGTCGATCTTGATTCCTGATTTCCGAAGTTTTTTCAAAATGGGGATAAATGTTTTTTGGTCCTCCATGATCAGACTCTCGGTCACTTCCAGGTGCAGGTGTTCCGGGGGGATTGCATGTTTCTGGATGACCTGTTCGACGAGTTTTGCCAGGTTGGGGTCCAGCAATTGTCTGCGCGAGACATTGACATGCAGAAATCCTGGTGCATCGTCGCCAAATGTCTGTCTCCATTCTGCGAATTGCTGGCATGCTGCATCCAGGCACCATTGTCCGATAGCACCGATCAGGCCGGTTTCTTCTGCGACAGGAATGAAATCATCAGGACTGATCAGTCCGCGATCCGGATGCGTCCAACGGACTAATGCCTCGAGCCCTTCCAGTTTTCCTGATTCCAGTGAGACAATGGGTTGATAGAACAGGGAGAATTCGTTTTGTGAAATCGCTGTCCGCAGATCACCTTCGAGTTGCAGTCGATATTGCGCTTTTTCTCGCATGGTCTGATCAAAGATCAGATAGCTACCATGCCCGGCTGCTTTTGCCTTGTACATCGCCAGGTCGGCATCGCGGAGCATATCACTGGCAGATTGATATTGAAATTCACTGGTGACTACGCCGATACTTGCCGTCGAGTAAACCGTATGTGCTCCCAATTGATAGCTTTGGGAAAAAACATCGAGTAGACGTTCTGCTACGACAGTGGCATCGTCCAGGTTAGTGAGCCTGTTGAGCAGCACGACGAATTCATCGCCCCCCAGTCGGGCAGGTTTGATTTGATCAGTGCCCCGCAGGGTTGTGCGTAATCGTTGGGCGATTTCCTTTAAGAGTTCATCTCCCATGTCATGTCCGAGACTGTCGTTGATTAATTTGAAGCGATCGAAATCGAGGAATAGCAGTGCAAAATGATGGTTTGGGCCGCGGTCTATCGCAGTCTGAATGGAATCCAGAATCGATGCCCGGTTCGGCAGCCCGGTCAGGGAATCGTTATAGGCTTGTGTGTGGAGTTGCCCCATCAGTCTTTTGCGATCGCTGATTTCAATTCGCAGTGTGAAGTAGCTGACTGTCTTATCATGTTCATCCAGCATGGGAACAATCGTGGTATCGACCCAGTAGAGTGATCCATCTTTCGCACGGTTGCAGATCTCGCCCCGCCAGATTTTGTTTTGTTCGACCGTGGCGTATAGTTCCTCGAAAAACTCGTCCGGGTGATGATCGGAGAGGACGATGTTATGGTTCTGCCCCACAAGTTCGTCGTGGGAATAGCCTGAGACTTTGCAGAAGTTGTCATTCGCTTCCAGAATTGTGCCGTCCACGCCGATCATTGCGACAATGCCTGCCGCGTCAACCGCTTTGCGAAACGCCGCCAGTTCACGGTTTGTGGTTCCGACGGTCTGCTGTAGTTCGCTGATTTTCAGCTCGGCTTTCCTGGCCAGGTCCCATTTTTCCGTGAGGGAAGAGGCAAGCTGTCTGACCTCCACGTTGTCAAATGGTTTTTTCAGGATCAGCCAGCGGTCCATGCAGCCGAGCCGTTGTGACATTTCGGTCCAGTTATAGTCGTTGTAAGCCGTGCAGATCACAATCAGCAGATCAGGATCCACTTCCCAGAGACGCCCGACGGTTTCAATGCCATCCCAGCCGGGAGGCATGCGAATGTCGACAAATGCCATCGCATAGGGTTGGTCGTCCTGAATTGACTGGCGGACCTTTTCCAGGCCTGCCTGTCCTTGTGAAGCGGTATCGACATCGAATGCAAGTTCATCGGACGTCGCTGCCTGCTCGCCAAAAAAGGCGGCATAGGAGTCGCTGGTTGAGTTTGGCTTTACGCTGCCTGCCAGGATTTTCTTGAAGTCATCATGAATGGCTTCGTTGTCATCAATGACAAGGATGCGTCGATTGCGTGTTTCATTTATTTCGTGCATAGCATAGTCCCTGCCTTCTGGTACGGTATTTCCAGTGTAAAAGTGGCGCCTGTTCCAGGGCCATCACTGGAAGCGGTCAGGCTCCCGCCCAGTTCTCTTGCCGCCAGGATTGCACTATGGAGACCGAAACCGTGGCCTTCTTTACGAGTTGTGAATCCGTGGGAGAAGATTTTTGTCAGGTTTTCAGCAGTGATTCCCATGCCGTTATCCTGTACTTCGATCACGACCCGATCTTGTGCCTTGTGTTTCAAGCGAACCGTTAATAAGTGTTTTTTATTTCCGCTTTCCATACAGGCGTATTTCGCGTTGCTGATCAGATTCACAATGATTTGTAGTAAAAGTTGTTTGTCAGAAACTACTGGTTCAATATCGTCGAATTTTCGCACGATTTTGACTGAATGCCGCTCCATTGAAGCAGTGTTAATGTTGATTGCGTCTTCCAGTAATTCGACCAGCGAAAATTCTTCGAGAACTCCGGCAGTACCATTCGCGTTCTTTTGCTGGGATGCTACGACGGCTTTGATGTGATCGATGTTTCTGATCAGAGAGTGGACTTCTTCAAGAATCGACTCTTCCTCGCTTGATATCTGTTGGCTAACGTCGATCAGAAACCGCGGTAGGTGTTTTCCTCGGTCATCATTGGTCACAAAGTCGCCGATGTCGTCCAGGTGTTGTTGCATGACGTCGATGGCTTTGGTCAGATTATGGGCACTGGATTTGAGGACATTGTCCTGGATCAGGCCTGCAGAAACATTGACGCTGTTGAGTACGTTTCCAACGTTGTGTAAAACACTTGTGGCAATTTCGGCCTTACCTGCCTGGTGTGCCGTTTCGATGAGTTGTTTTGAGACATTTCTGAGAGATGAAATGTAGATGTAACAGACAGCAAACAGGACTCCGCCTACCACGAAACCAACGATGAGCAACAGGCTTGCCATCCTGCGTAGTTCTGCAGTCTGCTGGGTGATGTCTTTCATGATCACGAGACTGCCAACCTGTTGATCGCCGGCGTCCATTAGGGGCATGATCCCACCATGATACATTTTTCCGGTTGATGAATCTGTAAGTGAGATTTGTGTGTTTTCTGTTTTGCCGGAGTCAATTTGGGATAACAATTTTTGGGGGACTGATCCGATTGTCTTATCGAT
This genomic interval from Gimesia alba contains the following:
- a CDS encoding GGDEF/EAL domain-containing response regulator — protein: MHEINETRNRRILVIDDNEAIHDDFKKILAGSVKPNSTSDSYAAFFGEQAATSDELAFDVDTASQGQAGLEKVRQSIQDDQPYAMAFVDIRMPPGWDGIETVGRLWEVDPDLLIVICTAYNDYNWTEMSQRLGCMDRWLILKKPFDNVEVRQLASSLTEKWDLARKAELKISELQQTVGTTNRELAAFRKAVDAAGIVAMIGVDGTILEANDNFCKVSGYSHDELVGQNHNIVLSDHHPDEFFEELYATVEQNKIWRGEICNRAKDGSLYWVDTTIVPMLDEHDKTVSYFTLRIEISDRKRLMGQLHTQAYNDSLTGLPNRASILDSIQTAIDRGPNHHFALLFLDFDRFKLINDSLGHDMGDELLKEIAQRLRTTLRGTDQIKPARLGGDEFVVLLNRLTNLDDATVVAERLLDVFSQSYQLGAHTVYSTASIGVVTSEFQYQSASDMLRDADLAMYKAKAAGHGSYLIFDQTMREKAQYRLQLEGDLRTAISQNEFSLFYQPIVSLESGKLEGLEALVRWTHPDRGLISPDDFIPVAEETGLIGAIGQWCLDAACQQFAEWRQTFGDDAPGFLHVNVSRRQLLDPNLAKLVEQVIQKHAIPPEHLHLEVTESLIMEDQKTFIPILKKLRKSGIKIDMDDFGTGHSSLSCLHEFPLDVLKIDRSFVMNAKHVRDYAALLQAILTLADNLELQVVAEGITDSEQLILLQALGCEYGQGYLFSEPCTTEEIQSLFGSQIDWTQNSSEMQTATT
- a CDS encoding cache domain-containing protein, giving the protein MSNQEQESAQQQNQSSRSGRDLKKGTTQQKVLQPVRLYHNLKVRILLPVVIAMVVILGCGLFGMYWQDRQAIDSDVHARVKGAQQVLANQLDEDASLLIGFQQFLADNEKLQEAWFSKDREELLRQATPIYEKINKSNRVTHFYFIDLEHTCFLRVHRPSQFGDTIRRKTMKQAATTGKTTYGIELGKFGHFTLRVVKPWFVNGKHVGYIELGEEIEHITPKLSETLGVQVVFAIEKRCLDQKQWEQGLKILGHAGNWDQLSNFVIIDKTIGSVPQKLLSQIDSGKTENTQISLTDSSTGKMYHGGIMPLMDAGDQQVGSLVIMKDITQQTAELRRMASLLLIVGFVVGGVLFAVCYIYISSLRNVSKQLIETAHQAGKAEIATSVLHNVGNVLNSVNVSAGLIQDNVLKSSAHNLTKAIDVMQQHLDDIGDFVTNDDRGKHLPRFLIDVSQQISSEEESILEEVHSLIRNIDHIKAVVASQQKNANGTAGVLEEFSLVELLEDAININTASMERHSVKIVRKFDDIEPVVSDKQLLLQIIVNLISNAKYACMESGNKKHLLTVRLKHKAQDRVVIEVQDNGMGITAENLTKIFSHGFTTRKEGHGFGLHSAILAARELGGSLTASSDGPGTGATFTLEIPYQKAGTMLCTK